A stretch of Lentisphaera araneosa HTCC2155 DNA encodes these proteins:
- a CDS encoding type II secretion system protein — MSKNKFTLIELLVVVAIIGILASFLLPVLGKARSQARQAVCKSNLKQYGTTMFISMDDFNGQVPPAMSKHGLWATNIENSIKIDGAAISYTQNAAIYNSPGNFDISNFANFEPQTQDEDKMQAFICPGDDDPATVFQNFNNGGRSGRPVTSYGSNRGIFLMMPENFLQWEPGHVNGFLNRLSKPSETAMIFDCDAQSDGSIGLWLKGGTSATMWDFAKNGFGDKWDDSVKPDWHLKKINIVNADGHVESHNYLSQSLESVLLGNP, encoded by the coding sequence ATGAGTAAAAATAAATTTACTTTAATTGAGCTTTTGGTGGTCGTTGCCATAATCGGCATTTTGGCTTCTTTCTTATTACCCGTTTTGGGTAAAGCTCGTTCTCAAGCTAGGCAGGCGGTATGTAAAAGTAACTTAAAGCAGTACGGAACGACTATGTTTATTTCGATGGATGACTTTAATGGTCAAGTTCCTCCGGCTATGAGTAAACATGGCTTGTGGGCTACTAATATTGAAAACTCAATTAAGATCGATGGGGCCGCAATCTCCTACACACAAAATGCAGCGATTTATAATAGTCCAGGGAACTTTGATATCTCAAATTTTGCCAATTTTGAACCTCAAACCCAAGACGAAGATAAAATGCAGGCTTTTATTTGTCCCGGTGATGATGACCCAGCGACTGTTTTTCAAAACTTTAATAATGGCGGTCGCTCTGGTCGTCCTGTTACTTCTTATGGGTCAAACCGGGGCATATTTTTAATGATGCCAGAAAACTTTCTGCAATGGGAACCAGGGCATGTGAATGGTTTTCTCAATAGGCTTAGCAAACCATCAGAAACGGCGATGATCTTCGATTGCGATGCACAGTCTGATGGTAGTATTGGTTTGTGGCTAAAAGGCGGAACATCAGCGACAATGTGGGATTTTGCCAAGAATGGTTTTGGCGATAAATGGGATGACAGCGTAAAGCCTGATTGGCACTTAAAAAAAATCAACATAGTCAACGCCGACGGACATGTTGAGTCACATAATTACCTCAGTCAGAGTTTAGAATCCGTTCTATTAGGGAATCCGTAA
- a CDS encoding DUF1552 domain-containing protein, translating into MKRRDFLKLSALGAAAPMNSFAAKKEDEFRVKLKKNVVLVNLDLGLYAPHFRDNGADCKYMTEIFFEFKGKMTYLDGISEPGMGGGHECQPASFTALRYDHRDLYTTRKMMSLDQKLADGSVQETRHKFLYHQVNRGSSMSWNRFEQPIPAISGANELYEQLFARTDKDLDKARIRRERDILAALSRNIRRQWTGTPQETDMKNSLDYQVDLLDEREKWLKVKKPYLKKTFGENEERNPLPSCSNNFDLVHEALMKQQTKIAFVQFGGGSLQRGMGFELGHHANGHHAGYPERIYACEQIDTAVLTNVRRFLRKLQESNIFDDTIVLFHCGMGNAAAHDSRRTASFLFGGGFAHKKSIKCLEGKKEHIYSTCNLFSSVLKQSGFRDYSFNSSKEVIPELFKA; encoded by the coding sequence ATGAAAAGAAGAGATTTTTTAAAGTTAAGTGCCCTTGGAGCTGCGGCTCCGATGAATTCATTTGCCGCAAAAAAAGAAGATGAATTCCGCGTAAAATTAAAGAAAAACGTCGTCCTCGTGAATTTGGACTTGGGGCTTTATGCGCCGCACTTTCGCGATAATGGTGCGGACTGTAAATACATGACCGAGATCTTTTTTGAGTTTAAAGGTAAGATGACCTATTTAGATGGCATTTCTGAGCCAGGCATGGGTGGTGGACACGAATGTCAGCCGGCAAGTTTTACAGCTTTGCGCTATGACCATCGCGATCTTTATACAACACGAAAAATGATGTCCCTCGACCAGAAACTGGCAGATGGTTCAGTCCAGGAAACTCGCCACAAATTTTTGTATCATCAAGTCAATCGAGGTAGTAGCATGAGTTGGAATCGCTTCGAGCAACCGATTCCAGCCATCTCAGGGGCAAATGAACTTTATGAACAACTCTTTGCGAGAACTGACAAAGATTTGGATAAGGCACGAATTCGTCGTGAGCGTGATATTTTGGCTGCCTTATCTCGAAATATTCGTCGTCAATGGACGGGGACACCTCAAGAAACTGACATGAAAAATTCTTTGGATTACCAAGTGGATCTTTTGGATGAACGGGAAAAATGGCTCAAAGTTAAAAAACCTTACTTAAAGAAAACTTTTGGAGAGAATGAGGAACGTAATCCACTCCCTTCATGCTCAAATAATTTTGATTTAGTTCACGAAGCTTTAATGAAGCAACAGACAAAAATAGCTTTTGTTCAATTTGGAGGAGGTAGCTTACAAAGAGGTATGGGCTTTGAACTTGGTCATCATGCCAATGGTCACCATGCGGGGTATCCAGAAAGAATTTACGCCTGTGAGCAAATTGATACCGCGGTGCTGACTAATGTCAGAAGATTTTTACGTAAGCTGCAAGAGAGCAATATTTTCGATGATACCATTGTGCTTTTTCATTGTGGCATGGGCAATGCAGCCGCACATGATTCTCGCCGTACGGCATCCTTCCTTTTCGGCGGTGGCTTTGCCCATAAGAAATCTATTAAATGCCTCGAAGGCAAAAAAGAGCATATTTATTCGACCTGTAACCTATTCTCTAGTGTCTTGAAGCAGAGTGGTTTCAGAGACTATTCCTTTAATAGTAGCAAGGAAGTGATTCCTGAACTTTTTAAGGCCTAG
- a CDS encoding DUF1588 domain-containing protein, translating to MSEQENLPAMTAEQKEKLRLKIAELESLEQEIAEGKIQGDEAEKLLDQSMLEIEAVLAEAKELEAQLPSSVDSNTETSVASEESINPAGSAKETPLAESAKEQALEDLPVLKASGGSLAKQVFDEKQAEQKKAPNQLDQSLDKFDESLKSEVKQPNFEDKPKPLQTKSGKRKKGTTKKKLKAPSKPVIREKKKAFPWGKVVALLVIAGIALSYKDIMAFVKQQQAELAEKNKPKAVKKKEEVTPKPKPKPVVVEKPVETEPEEEPQNFFQPQESDVFTGELVHYSFNQVLKDKCVTCHGAEGKEVEGDFNIALLIKSRASNSKAWAKVYRSIDKGEMPPPKEDYEDSVELKGEEKELLLASIKDMFEELKEGVATRVLTPYELENTMNDLFDIDVSMYNPFKSMHQTYSKESYYTHQRKVLSPYYISQYYNILYDVLQSFIGLRPQVDKMDVKTTLPGSVYAAKAFKNETHIRWPQSKPKLHTGFNFEDKTERKATKQDRYLDGNENELVNSVLAKRTLPPGTYKLTFKASTENMSMSKITEKKYGEEVVRIFDEYFDQNPNLAMPLHFHLEPPDFADPFARGKFLETIEVSSEGEYGIEFTLRRRSALACNTTAKLPAQRQLANLISYHKHGDKHENKTMQIEMKNLSQKRYDFPMIKISNLKIEGPYNVQLNPLSFKEEQRLNSDTEIREKFRYLHAFNGMKFNVIYTYLFRDFQKDKMKYEDAYRNAMIMFFMSPKFLILNSEPKTIEQKVRYLSYAAHKSAPSHEFHKSYSDLKKRKDALGLGKWLIDHDRFPRFVQAFTYQWLKLGIIEQNQPDTGKYRNYYKDNLADAQRLEAEFYLMNMFRENRPVRELVDSDYSFWNQALENFYTGSYQGQESDDLENFVKRSSKNQQRGGILTMGSFLTATGNGVDPLPLRRAAWISDNLLDSPLPSPPDVDVVDFENERSGKTLRERLAVHAENPACHSCHKRLDSLAILMDKFDSIGGYNNHYNPEVVKVNGENINDIEGLKKYLGEYDQPMARAFTRKLISFMMGREVGVKDEAVLDAILKATEADGYRVGDLYSQIVKYYLF from the coding sequence ATGTCAGAGCAAGAAAATTTACCCGCAATGACCGCGGAACAAAAAGAAAAACTGCGTTTGAAAATTGCAGAATTAGAGAGTCTTGAGCAAGAAATTGCCGAAGGAAAAATTCAGGGTGATGAAGCCGAAAAACTCCTCGATCAATCGATGTTGGAAATCGAAGCTGTCTTAGCAGAAGCCAAAGAACTTGAAGCGCAACTCCCGTCAAGTGTTGATTCAAATACTGAAACTTCAGTGGCGAGTGAAGAGTCCATAAATCCTGCGGGAAGCGCAAAAGAAACGCCTCTTGCAGAGAGCGCAAAAGAGCAGGCTTTAGAAGACCTTCCTGTTTTAAAAGCGAGCGGGGGTTCATTAGCCAAGCAAGTATTTGACGAGAAGCAAGCGGAACAAAAGAAAGCACCAAATCAACTCGATCAATCTTTGGATAAATTTGATGAGTCTTTAAAATCCGAGGTGAAGCAGCCAAACTTTGAGGATAAGCCGAAGCCTTTACAAACCAAGTCAGGGAAACGCAAAAAGGGAACGACTAAAAAGAAACTTAAAGCTCCGAGCAAACCCGTGATTCGCGAAAAGAAGAAAGCTTTCCCATGGGGTAAAGTCGTGGCCTTATTAGTGATTGCGGGGATCGCATTATCTTATAAAGATATCATGGCTTTTGTTAAACAGCAGCAGGCTGAGCTCGCGGAAAAGAATAAGCCTAAAGCCGTGAAGAAAAAAGAAGAGGTAACACCCAAGCCTAAACCCAAGCCCGTTGTTGTTGAAAAGCCTGTAGAAACAGAGCCCGAAGAGGAGCCTCAGAATTTCTTTCAGCCGCAAGAAAGCGATGTGTTTACGGGTGAACTCGTTCACTACAGTTTTAATCAGGTGCTGAAAGATAAATGTGTGACTTGCCATGGCGCGGAAGGAAAAGAAGTCGAAGGTGATTTTAATATTGCCTTACTGATTAAGTCGCGGGCTTCTAATTCTAAAGCTTGGGCAAAAGTTTATCGCAGTATTGATAAGGGAGAGATGCCTCCACCGAAAGAGGACTACGAAGATTCTGTAGAATTGAAAGGGGAAGAAAAAGAACTGTTGCTCGCTTCAATCAAAGATATGTTTGAAGAACTGAAAGAAGGTGTGGCGACTCGAGTCTTGACTCCCTACGAGTTAGAGAACACGATGAACGATCTTTTTGACATTGATGTGAGTATGTATAATCCTTTTAAGTCGATGCATCAGACCTATTCAAAAGAATCCTATTACACTCACCAGCGCAAGGTTTTGAGTCCTTATTACATAAGTCAGTATTACAATATCCTCTATGATGTCTTACAGAGCTTTATCGGTTTGCGCCCCCAAGTGGATAAGATGGATGTGAAAACGACTTTGCCTGGTTCAGTTTACGCTGCCAAAGCGTTTAAAAATGAAACTCATATTCGTTGGCCACAGAGCAAACCTAAGCTTCACACCGGCTTTAATTTTGAGGATAAAACCGAGCGCAAAGCGACCAAGCAAGACCGCTATTTAGATGGCAATGAAAATGAACTCGTCAATAGCGTACTCGCGAAACGGACTTTACCTCCAGGGACCTATAAACTGACTTTTAAAGCTAGTACTGAAAACATGTCAATGAGCAAGATTACAGAGAAGAAGTATGGTGAAGAAGTGGTGCGCATTTTTGATGAATACTTTGATCAAAATCCCAATCTCGCCATGCCGCTACATTTTCACTTAGAGCCACCAGATTTTGCGGATCCTTTTGCTCGAGGTAAATTTCTCGAGACCATTGAGGTTTCTTCTGAGGGTGAATACGGTATTGAATTCACTTTGCGTCGTCGCTCGGCCTTGGCCTGTAACACGACGGCAAAACTGCCTGCTCAACGTCAATTAGCCAATTTGATTTCTTATCACAAACATGGTGACAAGCACGAAAATAAAACCATGCAGATCGAGATGAAAAACCTTTCTCAAAAAAGGTATGATTTCCCCATGATCAAGATCTCGAATTTAAAGATTGAGGGGCCGTATAATGTTCAGTTAAACCCCCTCTCTTTCAAAGAAGAGCAAAGGCTCAATAGTGATACGGAAATACGTGAGAAATTCCGCTATCTACACGCTTTTAACGGCATGAAATTTAATGTAATCTACACCTACCTCTTTCGAGACTTCCAAAAAGATAAAATGAAGTACGAAGATGCTTACCGCAATGCCATGATCATGTTCTTTATGTCGCCAAAATTTTTGATTCTCAATAGCGAACCCAAAACAATTGAGCAGAAAGTGCGTTACCTCTCTTATGCAGCTCACAAGTCAGCGCCTTCGCATGAATTTCATAAATCATATTCAGATTTAAAGAAGCGCAAAGATGCCCTTGGACTTGGGAAATGGTTGATTGATCACGATCGCTTCCCGCGTTTTGTGCAAGCTTTTACTTATCAATGGCTCAAGTTGGGAATCATTGAGCAAAACCAACCCGATACGGGAAAATACAGAAACTACTACAAAGATAATTTAGCCGATGCACAGCGCCTTGAAGCTGAGTTTTATTTGATGAATATGTTTCGTGAAAATCGTCCCGTACGCGAGTTAGTGGATTCAGATTATTCCTTCTGGAATCAGGCTTTAGAAAATTTTTATACAGGTTCTTATCAGGGGCAAGAAAGTGATGATCTAGAAAACTTCGTGAAACGCTCTTCAAAAAATCAGCAACGCGGTGGTATCCTAACGATGGGGTCCTTTTTAACTGCCACGGGCAATGGCGTAGATCCACTGCCCCTTCGTCGTGCAGCCTGGATATCTGACAACCTATTGGATTCGCCTTTGCCTTCACCGCCCGATGTGGATGTGGTTGATTTTGAGAATGAACGCAGTGGAAAAACACTTCGTGAACGCCTCGCCGTGCACGCTGAGAATCCCGCCTGTCATTCCTGCCATAAACGTTTGGATTCGCTCGCGATTCTCATGGATAAATTTGATTCGATTGGCGGCTATAATAATCATTATAATCCCGAAGTCGTGAAAGTGAATGGAGAGAATATTAACGATATCGAGGGCTTGAAAAAGTACTTGGGTGAATATGATCAGCCCATGGCGCGAGCCTTCACTCGCAAACTGATTAGCTTCATGATGGGGCGCGAAGTTGGCGTCAAAGATGAAGCGGTACTCGACGCCATTCTCAAAGCGACGGAGGCCGATGGCTACCGCGTTGGCGACCTCTACTCCCAGATTGTTAAGTACTACTTATTTTAA